CAGCTGGATCTTCGGGTCGATCTTGTCGGCGCCCATCTAAATCCGGACTTTTTTGCCTCGCAACTCCCCTCGAACCTCGGTATTTCGCCGGGGATAATGCGAGGAACTTGCGATGAAACAGAAAGAACTGCTCCAAATCATTGAGCGGGCGATCAAAGCGCAGGAACACTTCCTGACCGACGTTGCCCAGAATGACAACCCTCAAGTGCACCTGATGGTACAGGTGGTTCGGGGACGTCTGGACGCGCTCAAATGCACGAAAGAGGCCATCGAGGGCAATGTGTTTGCCCTCAAGATCCTGGGCGAAGGAGCGCACCCATGAAGACGAAGTTGATCGGAGTCGACAAGGCTTTCGCCGTGGGTGAAGTTGCTCTACGAGCGTCATGGGGGAAGCGCCATGGCCGGAATCGCTCGTGGCTAGAAACGCGACAGTCATGACCTGTGGCACACGGAGCCCTTTCGACCTTCCCGGTCAGGCGGGCTGAGGCTGGTCAACCCAGCTTGCTCTCACAAACTCCGCCCTTCAGGGCGGGGGAGTTGACGGCAAGACATGCTCTTCCTCGCCGAGGATGAGCTTGGCCTTTCCTGACTCAACCAGCCCCAACGGTCACTGACTGTTGGGGCTTTTTCGTGCGATGCCGCCGAAAAAACGCCGCAAGCTTGCAGCGCACATCCAATCCGCGCTGTTATCGCCGTCGACGTAGGCGGCGAATACGTCCCCGAACGGGGGCGATTCGACCACCACCAGCGGAGTTT
This DNA window, taken from Allochromatium tepidum, encodes the following:
- a CDS encoding MYG1 family protein: MAVDVGGEYVPERGRFDHHQRSFCEVRPNGVKYSSFGLMKE